In one window of Gammaproteobacteria bacterium DNA:
- a CDS encoding prepilin-type N-terminal cleavage/methylation domain-containing protein: protein MKSDAQSDHGFTLVEIAIASAILGVVIVMTVGPISSGLNLLNKSSLVTIASNLAQGRIEEVRSLSYADVGYVSGLPSGVLQQTETVTIRGLDFTVETDISYFGSINAGQDVIPQGGDGVEGHYDSGIDFKQVTVTVSRAQSGFDPIKITTIIAPPSLAAGESTGNITVNLVKVEPDGLPASILPYPKMYLVEDTSFIAFPGTVDATQVFAGLDPSSSSGVDYYYYGRLGGSMASLESGGWRIHPGDIGTEAERVHLVAGESATMTLRLYQPTVLHVKMYDEADGSPVGGPATLTLTEPLGVVTFTETSTEWNGSGWDITEASGAPLVPGSYSFSVLANGYSQVDRSPVTVPSGYPDSLDHTESFTLTVAVGSTLTVLTKDAQAVPIRGVQVTIDEPTVTTTLTTDQNGEVARFVEGTPVSVTVTATSPFGHVSQTQTLVVSTDMTLTMTLATPSGYGLITFTDSNSGVEHYEYLPRFGNPDDVILIYPNTNGEGSAAVSSGNWTVTKACLDGSTKTTSRLRVYSDTHTVWSTYSTLTCPAP from the coding sequence ATGAAATCGGATGCCCAGTCCGACCACGGTTTCACCTTGGTCGAGATCGCGATCGCGTCGGCAATCCTCGGGGTTGTCATCGTCATGACCGTTGGCCCAATCTCCAGTGGGCTCAACCTCCTGAACAAGTCATCCCTCGTCACGATCGCCTCGAACCTCGCCCAGGGTCGTATCGAAGAAGTGCGCAGCCTCTCCTATGCGGACGTCGGATATGTCTCGGGCCTGCCGTCCGGAGTTCTGCAGCAGACGGAGACGGTGACCATCAGAGGGTTGGACTTCACCGTCGAGACGGACATCTCCTACTTCGGCAGCATCAACGCAGGGCAAGACGTCATCCCCCAAGGCGGTGATGGCGTTGAAGGCCATTACGACTCGGGCATCGACTTCAAGCAGGTCACCGTGACGGTCAGTCGCGCGCAGAGCGGCTTCGATCCGATCAAGATCACAACGATCATTGCTCCGCCGTCGCTGGCGGCTGGCGAAAGCACGGGAAACATCACGGTCAACCTGGTGAAGGTCGAACCGGACGGCCTGCCGGCGAGCATTCTCCCGTATCCCAAGATGTACCTGGTCGAGGACACGAGCTTCATCGCCTTTCCCGGTACCGTCGACGCCACCCAAGTCTTCGCGGGCCTGGATCCAAGCTCCAGTTCAGGAGTCGACTACTACTACTACGGCAGGCTCGGCGGCTCGATGGCTTCTCTCGAATCCGGCGGGTGGCGAATCCATCCGGGTGATATCGGTACGGAGGCGGAGCGAGTCCACCTGGTGGCGGGCGAAAGCGCAACCATGACCCTGCGCCTCTACCAACCCACCGTCCTCCACGTCAAGATGTACGACGAGGCGGACGGCTCACCCGTCGGGGGGCCGGCCACCCTGACCCTCACCGAGCCGCTCGGAGTTGTAACGTTCACCGAAACCTCCACCGAATGGAACGGCAGCGGCTGGGACATCACCGAGGCGTCCGGAGCGCCGCTCGTCCCGGGAAGCTACTCGTTCTCCGTCTTGGCAAACGGCTACTCCCAAGTCGATCGCTCTCCCGTGACCGTACCTTCGGGCTACCCGGACTCATTGGACCACACCGAGTCCTTCACTCTGACCGTGGCCGTCGGCTCCACCCTGACGGTGCTTACGAAAGATGCCCAGGCTGTTCCCATTCGCGGCGTTCAGGTGACCATTGACGAGCCCACCGTCACAACGACGCTGACCACCGACCAGAACGGTGAGGTAGCCCGCTTCGTAGAGGGAACCCCCGTGTCGGTGACGGTCACCGCGACATCGCCGTTCGGTCACGTGTCGCAGACACAGACCCTGGTCGTGTCGACCGACATGACACTTACCATGACGCTCGCGACACCGTCGGGCTACGGACTGATCACATTCACCGACTCCAACTCGGGTGTGGAGCACTACGAGTACCTGCCCAGATTCGGCAACCCCGATGACGTCATCCTCATCTACCCGAATACCAACGGAGAAGGCTCGGCTGCCGTGAGCTCGGGCAACTGGACGGTCACGAAGGCTTGCCTGGACGGCTCGACCAAGACGACCAGCAGGCTCCGGGTGTATTCAGATACTCACACAGTGTGGTCCACATATTCCACCCTGACCTGTCCGGCGCCATGA
- a CDS encoding molybdopterin-dependent oxidoreductase, protein MVGFELNGATVEVRDDHPHLLAALREELGVTSPKDGCSPSGQCGACTVLVDGKARVSCQLQPEKVAGRSVTTLEGLDPDERTRFADAFAAHGATQCGFCTPGIIMRSKALIDKKGSALSRDDLRRHLGANLCRCTGYIKIFDAIEAVARGEEPVVVAPRGLGSVRIKYEARELALGERGYVDDMRMAGLLHGALRLADHARADVLRIDTSAAEALDGVVAVYTGSDVPGELRVGLIHKDWPVFIPEGGRTSYLGDVLAIAVAETKDVAERAAGLVDVEYHVLAPFTDPKKVLSCSENAVWGLEGNVLSVSAYQRGDTEAALASSSHVVHEVYQTQRVEHAFLEPESTLAAPQPDGTLKVWSGGQGVWDDRDQIAGLLDLPRESVVVELVSNGGAFGGKEDMSNQGQTALAAWLLQRPVKCTLTREQSLLMHAKRHPIRLEYWVGCDDDGRLTAVRAKLLGDSGPYASVGMKVLERAAGHATGPYVVPNVDVESIAARTNNPVCGAFRGFGANQAQFAMEGALDRLAEIVGISGLEIRFRNVVRPGSMWGPGQVMDDGCRGAEACLEAVRDGYERARKGGKAVGIGLALKNSGLGNGYREVSKAVVRFEEDGRVEVRHGWTEMGQGVHTVAQQVAAEELGIDTRLIRVVVDTTRELGDGQTTGSRGTLLGAGAIRDACRAADEGGRRVGVDYQGEYVVDWTESFDSGVEHPVIHSAFGYAAQVVVIDRESGVIEKVIAAHDVGRAVNPMLVEGQIEGAVHMGLGYALSEDFPVDEEARPINMTLRSLGILRAKDMPLVDVIIVEVPQPNAPYGIKGVGEIGLVPTAPAIAAAMHDRDGVWRSVLPMTS, encoded by the coding sequence ATGGTCGGTTTCGAACTGAACGGTGCGACAGTCGAGGTGCGTGACGACCATCCACACCTGCTCGCGGCGCTCCGCGAAGAGCTCGGGGTCACCTCACCCAAGGACGGGTGCTCGCCATCGGGGCAGTGTGGCGCGTGCACGGTGCTGGTGGACGGCAAGGCTCGCGTGAGCTGTCAGCTGCAGCCGGAGAAAGTTGCCGGTCGCTCGGTGACGACACTCGAAGGGCTGGATCCGGACGAGCGCACCCGATTCGCAGACGCCTTCGCCGCCCACGGGGCTACCCAGTGCGGCTTCTGTACGCCGGGAATCATCATGCGTTCGAAAGCCCTCATCGACAAGAAGGGCTCGGCGCTGTCTCGCGACGATCTGCGACGTCACCTCGGTGCCAACTTGTGCCGCTGTACCGGCTACATCAAGATCTTCGATGCGATCGAGGCAGTCGCCCGCGGTGAGGAACCGGTGGTCGTCGCGCCGCGCGGACTCGGTTCGGTCAGGATCAAGTACGAAGCGAGAGAACTCGCTCTCGGAGAGCGCGGATATGTCGACGACATGCGGATGGCCGGCCTGCTTCACGGCGCTCTCCGCCTTGCCGATCATGCCCGAGCAGACGTGCTGCGGATCGACACGTCCGCCGCGGAAGCTCTCGATGGTGTCGTCGCCGTGTACACCGGGAGCGATGTGCCGGGGGAGCTGAGGGTCGGGCTGATCCACAAGGACTGGCCGGTGTTCATACCCGAGGGAGGAAGGACCTCGTACCTCGGTGACGTGCTCGCGATCGCCGTGGCGGAGACCAAGGACGTCGCCGAGCGGGCCGCAGGACTCGTGGACGTGGAGTATCACGTCCTGGCACCATTCACCGACCCGAAGAAGGTGCTGTCTTGCTCTGAGAACGCGGTATGGGGGCTGGAAGGCAACGTGTTGTCCGTGTCGGCATACCAACGCGGCGACACGGAAGCGGCGCTGGCGTCGAGCAGCCATGTGGTCCATGAGGTCTATCAAACGCAGCGAGTCGAACACGCATTCCTGGAACCCGAGTCCACACTGGCCGCACCTCAACCGGATGGCACCTTGAAGGTGTGGTCGGGTGGCCAAGGTGTGTGGGACGACCGCGACCAGATCGCGGGCCTTCTCGACTTGCCGCGCGAGTCGGTGGTGGTCGAGCTGGTCTCCAACGGTGGAGCGTTCGGTGGCAAGGAGGACATGTCGAACCAGGGCCAGACCGCACTGGCGGCATGGCTCCTGCAGAGGCCGGTCAAGTGCACTCTGACGCGAGAGCAGTCTCTGCTGATGCACGCGAAGCGGCATCCGATCCGACTTGAGTACTGGGTCGGCTGCGACGACGATGGCCGCTTGACGGCGGTCAGGGCGAAGTTGCTGGGAGACTCCGGTCCCTATGCGTCGGTGGGCATGAAAGTCCTCGAACGTGCCGCCGGCCATGCAACCGGCCCGTACGTGGTCCCGAACGTGGACGTCGAGTCGATCGCCGCACGCACGAATAACCCCGTGTGCGGTGCTTTTCGAGGTTTCGGTGCCAACCAGGCGCAGTTCGCCATGGAAGGTGCTCTCGATCGTCTCGCGGAGATCGTCGGGATCTCGGGGCTCGAGATACGTTTTCGCAACGTGGTTCGACCAGGATCCATGTGGGGTCCCGGCCAAGTCATGGACGACGGATGTCGAGGAGCCGAAGCGTGCCTGGAGGCAGTGAGAGACGGGTATGAGCGTGCCCGAAAGGGGGGCAAAGCTGTCGGCATCGGCCTCGCCTTGAAGAACTCTGGTCTCGGGAACGGATACCGGGAAGTCTCCAAGGCGGTGGTCAGGTTCGAGGAGGACGGAAGGGTCGAGGTACGGCACGGCTGGACGGAGATGGGCCAAGGGGTCCATACCGTTGCCCAACAGGTCGCCGCCGAGGAATTGGGTATCGATACGAGGCTGATCCGAGTCGTTGTCGATACCACTCGAGAACTCGGAGATGGACAGACAACGGGGAGCAGGGGCACGCTCCTCGGAGCCGGCGCCATCCGAGACGCCTGTCGGGCAGCCGACGAGGGCGGGAGACGGGTGGGGGTCGACTACCAGGGCGAATACGTCGTCGATTGGACCGAATCGTTCGATTCGGGCGTCGAGCATCCGGTGATCCACTCGGCTTTCGGGTACGCGGCACAGGTGGTCGTCATCGACCGGGAATCAGGTGTGATCGAGAAGGTGATCGCCGCGCACGACGTCGGACGTGCCGTGAACCCGATGCTCGTGGAAGGTCAGATCGAGGGTGCAGTCCACATGGGTCTCGGCTATGCGCTGTCGGAGGACTTCCCGGTCGACGAGGAGGCTCGACCGATCAACATGACCTTGCGGAGCCTCGGCATTCTTCGTGCCAAGGATATGCCATTGGTCGACGTGATCATTGTGGAAGTACCCCAGCCGAATGCCCCATACGGCATCAAGGGTGTAGGAGAGATCGGCCTGGTTCCGACCGCCCCCGCAATCGCGGCAGCGATGCACGATCGCGATGGCGTGTGGCGGTCCGTGCTGCCGATGACCAGCTGA
- a CDS encoding SMP-30/gluconolactonase/LRE family protein, with amino-acid sequence MGSVNDFTLDLSELQFVYEGLARPENVLAERDGTLWTPDNRGALTRIDPDGTMTTVGSIAPECNGFALNADGTTFTIANIGNGIVYTMDRDGNHSVLLDEIDGHPLGSANDVFIDSKDRMWISVSTRANPWFLAAAVPRPDGYIILWDEKGPRVVADGIYFTNEIKMDADERYLYAAETMKARILRFPVHEDGSLGDAEVYGPDGLDRGAYVDGFAFDAEGNIWVTPITRNGLGIITPDGDYHAVFEDVNGPALENAIAKIESNTLAPEDLFACVGPTLQFPTSVTFAGPDLRTVYIGSLAMTHLVTFESPVPGLPLRHWH; translated from the coding sequence ATGGGTTCGGTCAACGACTTCACGCTCGATCTCTCCGAGCTCCAATTCGTATATGAAGGTCTCGCTCGTCCCGAGAACGTGCTCGCCGAACGGGATGGAACACTGTGGACACCCGATAATCGCGGTGCGCTCACCCGCATCGATCCCGACGGGACGATGACCACCGTTGGTTCGATCGCCCCCGAGTGCAACGGTTTCGCTCTCAACGCCGACGGAACGACCTTCACGATCGCGAACATCGGCAACGGCATCGTCTACACCATGGACCGTGATGGCAACCATTCGGTGCTCCTCGACGAGATCGACGGTCATCCCCTCGGGTCGGCGAACGACGTGTTCATCGACAGCAAGGACCGCATGTGGATCTCCGTCTCGACACGCGCCAACCCGTGGTTCCTCGCCGCTGCCGTGCCGCGACCGGACGGCTACATCATCCTGTGGGATGAGAAGGGACCGCGTGTCGTCGCCGACGGCATCTACTTCACCAACGAGATCAAGATGGATGCCGACGAGCGGTACCTCTACGCAGCCGAGACGATGAAGGCACGGATCCTGCGCTTCCCGGTGCACGAGGATGGCAGCCTCGGCGATGCGGAGGTGTACGGGCCCGACGGTCTGGACCGCGGCGCCTACGTCGACGGGTTCGCATTCGACGCCGAGGGCAACATCTGGGTGACACCGATCACCCGCAACGGCCTGGGGATCATCACACCCGACGGGGACTACCACGCCGTCTTCGAGGATGTGAACGGACCGGCTCTGGAGAACGCCATCGCGAAGATCGAGTCGAACACGCTCGCCCCGGAGGATCTCTTCGCGTGTGTGGGACCGACGCTCCAGTTTCCGACCAGCGTGACGTTTGCCGGACCGGATCTGCGCACGGTGTACATCGGCTCGCTCGCCATGACCCACCTGGTGACGTTCGAATCGCCGGTGCCCGGACTTCCGCTGCGCCACTGGCACTGA
- a CDS encoding 2Fe-2S iron-sulfur cluster binding domain-containing protein — MRFTVNDQSFDEPVGAGESLLDLLRRLGFKGVKNGCDNGDCGTCAVLVDGRAITSCDFPAPAAEGTRVLTVEGLAPEGTLHPLQTAFLDTGAVQCGFCTPGMLISAAALLDHTPDPSEADIRAALRGNLCRCTGYVKPIEAVQLAAARMREATDG, encoded by the coding sequence ATGAGATTCACCGTCAACGATCAGTCGTTCGACGAACCGGTGGGCGCCGGCGAGAGTCTGCTCGATCTACTGAGAAGACTGGGTTTCAAAGGCGTCAAGAACGGTTGTGACAACGGTGACTGCGGTACCTGTGCCGTGCTCGTCGACGGGCGAGCCATCACCTCTTGCGACTTCCCGGCTCCGGCAGCAGAAGGCACGAGAGTTCTCACCGTGGAAGGGCTCGCCCCGGAAGGGACGCTGCATCCTCTCCAGACCGCCTTCCTCGATACGGGGGCCGTCCAGTGCGGATTCTGCACTCCGGGGATGCTCATCAGTGCGGCCGCGTTGCTCGATCACACACCCGATCCTTCCGAGGCCGATATCCGCGCGGCGCTCCGCGGCAACCTGTGTCGCTGCACCGGATACGTCAAACCGATCGAAGCGGTGCAGCTCGCCGCAGCCAGGATGCGGGAGGCCACGGATGGCTGA
- a CDS encoding molybdopterin-dependent oxidoreductase gives MADRFNVVGHSERRVDGEALVTGKPVFAGDLDLPGMLHIAVLGSLHAHARIKTIDTRQAEALEGVALVLTHANTPTVRYTTAGQGHPEPSPYDNRMFDEKVRFVGDRVAAVAATSRDIAYQALKSINVDYEPLEPVLSIDAAMADHAPVIHDEPDASGIWDAEHNIAGAVEANVGDVDKAIADAFASVEFTGETHYAQHVPLETHISVAYLDDNGRLVLYTSTQVPFHVRRIMARVLGIPAGRIRVIKPRIGGGFGVKQEVLIEDLVGLVTLRTGKPSRLEYTRAEEFYASRTRHPMRVTVRLAADEGGHLQAVDMKALENTGAYGAHNLTVVSNTGSKTLPMYNKAPNVRFSARGIYTNLPVGGAYRGYGATQGVFPLETSIDMLAEKLGMDALELRRINHIRSGETSPIFEELGEGRKGVPQTVGSCGLDRCIEIGAERIGWSDKRGARRREGPWIHGVGMSIHMQGSGIPAVDMAAATIKMNDDGSFNLLIGATDLGTGSDTILAQMAAEVLGVSLSDILVLSSDTDVTPFDVGAYASSTTYVSGSAVVRAAKTVRSQIVDVASAMLKVGIDELQLVDGSVVTQDGRAVTLSDVGLRSLYGVNQFQIGATASFVADVSPPPFLASFAEVAIDVETGKLRIVNYVAAADCGTPINPHLAEGQVEGALANGIGYALMEEMRFDKYGRMRNPDLGRYKIPASTDMPPMDVILVDTYEDTGPMGAKSIAEIGINAPIPTLANAIYDAVGVRLTKPPFTSEKIWRALSNS, from the coding sequence ATGGCTGACAGGTTCAACGTCGTCGGGCACAGTGAGCGACGAGTCGACGGCGAGGCGCTGGTCACCGGAAAGCCGGTGTTTGCCGGCGACCTCGATCTTCCCGGCATGCTGCACATCGCCGTGCTCGGCTCTCTGCATGCGCATGCCCGCATCAAGACCATCGACACCCGACAGGCCGAGGCACTCGAAGGCGTGGCACTCGTTCTGACGCATGCCAACACCCCCACCGTGCGCTATACGACGGCCGGCCAGGGACACCCCGAGCCCTCCCCGTACGACAACCGCATGTTCGATGAGAAGGTCCGCTTCGTCGGCGATCGTGTGGCCGCCGTCGCCGCGACCTCGCGCGATATCGCCTACCAGGCTCTCAAGTCGATCAACGTCGACTACGAGCCTTTGGAACCTGTCCTCTCCATCGATGCAGCCATGGCCGATCACGCTCCGGTGATTCACGACGAACCCGACGCCTCGGGAATCTGGGATGCAGAGCACAACATCGCGGGAGCGGTCGAAGCAAACGTCGGGGACGTCGACAAGGCGATCGCCGACGCCTTCGCGTCGGTCGAATTCACCGGCGAGACCCACTACGCACAGCACGTTCCACTCGAAACACACATCTCGGTCGCCTACCTCGATGACAACGGCCGCCTGGTGCTGTACACGAGCACGCAGGTGCCGTTCCACGTACGCAGGATCATGGCTCGTGTTCTGGGAATACCCGCAGGTCGGATCCGCGTCATCAAGCCACGCATCGGTGGCGGGTTCGGTGTCAAGCAGGAGGTCCTCATCGAAGATCTGGTCGGTCTCGTCACGCTGCGGACCGGCAAGCCAAGCCGTCTCGAATACACCAGAGCGGAGGAGTTCTACGCGTCTCGGACCCGGCACCCCATGAGGGTGACTGTCCGGCTTGCCGCCGACGAGGGCGGGCATCTCCAGGCCGTGGACATGAAAGCGCTGGAGAACACCGGAGCCTACGGCGCCCACAATCTGACGGTCGTTTCCAACACGGGCTCCAAGACCCTGCCGATGTACAACAAGGCGCCGAATGTGCGCTTCTCCGCCCGCGGTATCTACACGAACCTTCCCGTCGGGGGTGCGTACCGGGGCTACGGGGCGACCCAGGGAGTCTTCCCACTGGAGACGTCGATCGACATGCTCGCCGAGAAGCTGGGTATGGACGCTCTCGAGTTGCGGCGCATCAACCACATCCGGTCCGGAGAGACCAGTCCGATCTTCGAAGAGCTCGGCGAGGGGCGCAAAGGGGTGCCGCAGACCGTTGGAAGCTGTGGTCTCGACCGATGCATCGAGATCGGCGCCGAACGCATCGGCTGGTCCGACAAACGTGGAGCACGACGTCGTGAAGGACCCTGGATCCACGGCGTCGGCATGTCGATCCATATGCAGGGATCCGGCATACCCGCCGTCGACATGGCCGCGGCAACCATCAAGATGAACGACGACGGCTCGTTCAACCTCCTCATCGGTGCAACGGATCTGGGAACCGGCTCGGACACCATCCTCGCCCAGATGGCTGCAGAAGTGCTCGGTGTCTCGCTCTCCGACATCCTGGTGCTGTCCTCTGATACCGACGTCACCCCCTTCGACGTCGGTGCCTACGCATCCTCGACAACCTACGTATCCGGCTCTGCCGTCGTGCGTGCGGCAAAGACGGTTCGCTCCCAGATCGTCGACGTCGCATCGGCCATGCTCAAGGTCGGTATCGACGAACTCCAGCTTGTCGACGGCAGTGTGGTCACGCAGGACGGCAGGGCTGTCACGCTCTCCGACGTTGGCCTGCGCTCTCTCTACGGTGTGAACCAGTTCCAGATCGGAGCGACTGCGTCGTTCGTCGCCGATGTGTCACCGCCGCCGTTCCTCGCATCGTTCGCGGAGGTTGCCATCGATGTCGAGACCGGCAAGCTGAGGATCGTGAACTATGTCGCCGCAGCAGACTGTGGCACACCGATCAATCCGCACCTTGCCGAAGGACAGGTCGAAGGGGCACTCGCAAACGGAATCGGGTATGCGCTGATGGAAGAGATGCGTTTCGACAAGTACGGCCGCATGCGCAACCCGGACCTCGGCCGCTACAAGATCCCCGCATCGACGGACATGCCTCCGATGGACGTGATCCTGGTCGATACGTATGAGGACACAGGACCGATGGGGGCCAAGTCCATCGCGGAGATTGGTATCAACGCTCCGATCCCCACCCTCGCCAACGCCATCTACGACGCCGTGGGTGTCCGGCTGACGAAGCCACCGTTCACCTCGGAGAAGATCTGGCGGGCCCTCTCGAACTCGTAG
- a CDS encoding nicotinate phosphoribosyltransferase, whose protein sequence is MNADQRAITDGFLFTDLYQLTMAQVYYRLGVHEQAAEFDHYFRSYPDYGKHQAGYAVNAGLEWLLDWMAETHVQDADIDYLKTLTGAVGKRLFADDFLHWLRTNGDFSGISVTAIPEGRIVHRNVPITVIVGPLAMAQVLETSLLNRLNYPTLIATKASRVHEAGRGRPVLEFGMRRGPERGAGAGTRAALIGGADFSSNVGTSAALGLPAKGTHAHSLIQLFLAKGEGEIDAFRAYADVFPDDCLLLVDTIDTIESGIPNAITVFEELRRKGHEPLGIRLDSGDLAYLAIQAAAMLNAAGFSDASIVLSSNLDELAIWQIVSQIEGEAPRYGVDADRLINRLSYGVGTRLITSQGDASLDGVYKLVAIEENGKWMPAIKVSESQAKIPNPGRKQVWRLYDRRGTATADVLGTADERISTDAPLTLHHPVIPTAIRRLEAGAISEVEVLPTAMVREGRRVSEPPSMEELRRRRIADLDRLDPGVRRLINPHVYHVSLTDAMWDLKVELVRSLRG, encoded by the coding sequence ATGAATGCCGATCAGCGGGCGATCACAGACGGGTTCCTCTTCACGGACCTGTACCAGCTCACCATGGCGCAGGTGTATTACCGCCTTGGCGTACATGAACAAGCCGCCGAATTCGATCACTACTTCCGCTCGTACCCGGACTACGGGAAGCACCAGGCAGGGTACGCGGTCAACGCGGGACTCGAATGGCTGCTCGACTGGATGGCCGAAACCCATGTCCAGGACGCCGATATCGACTATCTGAAAACGCTGACCGGTGCTGTCGGGAAGCGGTTGTTCGCCGACGACTTTCTGCACTGGCTGCGGACGAACGGGGACTTCTCCGGGATCAGCGTCACGGCGATCCCGGAAGGGCGCATCGTCCATCGCAATGTGCCGATCACGGTGATCGTCGGTCCACTCGCCATGGCACAGGTCCTGGAAACGTCTCTCCTCAACCGCCTGAACTACCCGACACTCATCGCCACGAAGGCCTCGCGGGTGCACGAGGCAGGCCGGGGAAGACCGGTGCTCGAATTCGGGATGCGTCGGGGACCGGAACGGGGCGCCGGTGCCGGGACACGCGCCGCGCTGATCGGTGGCGCCGATTTCAGCTCCAACGTTGGCACGTCGGCGGCTCTTGGCCTTCCGGCGAAGGGGACGCACGCCCACTCGCTGATCCAGCTGTTCCTGGCCAAGGGAGAGGGCGAGATCGATGCGTTCCGAGCGTACGCGGACGTCTTTCCCGACGACTGCCTTCTTCTCGTCGACACGATCGACACGATCGAGAGCGGCATTCCCAACGCGATCACCGTCTTCGAGGAACTGCGCCGAAAGGGCCACGAGCCGCTCGGGATTCGCCTCGACTCGGGTGATCTCGCCTACCTTGCGATTCAGGCGGCCGCCATGCTGAACGCTGCCGGATTCTCGGATGCGTCCATCGTGCTCTCGTCCAACCTGGATGAGCTCGCCATCTGGCAGATCGTGTCCCAGATCGAGGGTGAGGCGCCCCGGTACGGCGTGGACGCCGACCGGCTCATCAACCGTCTCAGCTACGGAGTCGGAACCCGCCTCATCACCTCGCAGGGTGACGCGTCCCTGGATGGCGTGTACAAGCTCGTGGCGATCGAGGAGAACGGGAAGTGGATGCCGGCGATCAAGGTGTCGGAGTCACAGGCCAAGATCCCCAATCCCGGTCGCAAGCAGGTGTGGCGTCTCTACGACCGGCGGGGCACGGCGACGGCCGACGTACTGGGTACCGCCGATGAGCGCATTTCGACGGATGCACCGCTCACGCTGCATCATCCGGTCATTCCGACCGCGATTCGGCGTCTGGAGGCCGGAGCGATCTCCGAGGTGGAAGTGCTGCCGACTGCCATGGTTCGCGAGGGCAGGCGGGTATCGGAGCCACCGTCCATGGAAGAGTTGCGGAGGCGACGGATCGCCGACCTCGATCGTCTTGACCCCGGGGTGCGGCGCCTCATCAATCCGCACGTCTACCACGTATCTCTCACCGACGCGATGTGGGACCTGAAAGTCGAGCTCGTTCGTTCGCTGCGAGGGTGA